Proteins encoded together in one Bacteroidales bacterium window:
- a CDS encoding SDR family oxidoreductase, translated as MKIIIIGSKGFIGSHLSAYLTQKGNTIYEADVVVDYSKREGYFLIDASNSDYKEIFKHHDFDICINCSGAASVLESLKNPVRDYFLNTVNVFRILDAIKEYQDSCKFINLSSAAVYGNPVSLPIEESATLDPISPYGLHKLMAEQICEEFYRLYGIPTCSLRLFSVYGIGLQKQLFWDLYQKARSGQTVNLFGTGKESRDFIYIADLVKAIELIIKKADFTADTINVANGIEIRIEEAVSVFFSYFEGGMEYTFTGEEREGDPINWRADLHKLSGMGYNPSYNLALGLKEYYEWIKKHQHL; from the coding sequence ATGAAAATAATTATTATCGGATCAAAAGGCTTTATCGGAAGTCACCTATCCGCCTATTTAACTCAGAAAGGGAATACCATTTACGAGGCAGATGTGGTGGTAGACTATTCGAAGAGGGAAGGGTATTTTCTAATCGATGCATCGAATTCTGATTACAAGGAGATTTTCAAACACCATGATTTTGATATCTGTATTAATTGCTCAGGTGCTGCCAGTGTCCTGGAATCTCTGAAAAATCCCGTTAGGGATTATTTTTTGAATACTGTAAACGTATTCAGGATCCTGGATGCCATAAAAGAATATCAGGATTCCTGCAAGTTTATAAATCTGTCGAGTGCTGCGGTTTACGGGAATCCGGTGAGCCTGCCCATTGAAGAATCTGCAACACTGGATCCAATTTCTCCGTATGGGTTACATAAATTGATGGCTGAACAGATCTGCGAGGAATTCTATCGGTTGTATGGGATACCGACCTGCTCCCTGAGGCTTTTCTCAGTCTATGGCATCGGTTTACAGAAGCAATTGTTCTGGGATTTGTACCAGAAGGCCAGGTCAGGCCAAACAGTCAATCTTTTTGGCACCGGCAAGGAATCACGTGATTTTATCTACATAGCTGATCTTGTTAAAGCCATTGAGTTAATAATTAAGAAAGCAGATTTTACGGCGGATACCATTAATGTTGCCAATGGAATAGAGATTCGGATTGAAGAGGCCGTCTCCGTGTTTTTCAGTTACTTCGAGGGTGGGATGGAATATACCTTTACAGGGGAAGAAAGAGAAGGTGATCCGATTAACTGGAGGGCAGACCTGCATAAATTGTCAGGAATGGGATATAATCCTTCTTACAATCTGGCACTTGGGCTGAAAGAATATTATGAATGGATAAAAAAACACCAGCATTTATGA
- a CDS encoding GDP-mannose 4,6-dehydratase yields MKHALITGITGQDGAYLAKLLLEKGYRVYGTYRRLSTPNFWRLQYLSIFDQVELLPVDLLDSFSITEAIKISKPDEIYNLAAQSFVGASFEQPLASAEITGLGVIRFLEAIRNIAPDVKFYQASTSEMYGDNLFTDQSEDTPFDPSSPYAASKLLAHNMVKIYRKGYNLFASCGILFNHESPLRGLEFVTRKITNAVAKISLGLEDHIDLGNIDARRDWGYAPEYVEAMWMILQEDQADDYVIATNETHTIREFLEVVFKAVNLDWQEYVKIDERFMRPVDVQYLKGDYKKAQDKFGWQPNTKFTGLAEIMLDSDLRRWKNWSNGEHFAWDAWNYPNEKKILSRKLKLDR; encoded by the coding sequence ATGAAACATGCATTAATAACAGGTATAACAGGACAAGATGGTGCCTATCTGGCAAAGCTTTTACTGGAGAAGGGCTACAGGGTATACGGGACCTATCGCAGACTTTCAACTCCCAATTTCTGGAGACTACAGTACCTTTCCATTTTTGATCAAGTAGAACTCTTACCTGTCGACTTGCTGGATAGCTTTTCCATTACTGAGGCTATCAAGATTTCAAAACCCGATGAGATATATAACCTTGCTGCACAGAGTTTTGTGGGAGCTTCCTTCGAACAGCCCCTGGCCTCAGCAGAGATCACGGGCTTAGGTGTGATTAGATTCCTGGAGGCGATCAGGAATATTGCTCCTGATGTGAAGTTTTATCAGGCTTCCACAAGTGAGATGTATGGCGACAATCTGTTTACTGATCAATCGGAGGATACCCCCTTTGATCCTTCAAGTCCATACGCTGCATCCAAGCTTTTAGCGCACAATATGGTAAAGATCTATCGAAAGGGTTACAACCTTTTTGCCAGCTGCGGTATCCTGTTCAACCACGAGAGTCCCTTGCGTGGGTTGGAGTTTGTGACCCGTAAAATTACCAATGCTGTTGCCAAGATTAGCCTGGGCCTGGAAGACCATATCGATCTGGGCAATATTGATGCCAGGAGGGATTGGGGCTATGCACCTGAATATGTGGAAGCCATGTGGATGATTTTACAGGAAGACCAGGCAGATGACTATGTAATTGCCACCAATGAAACCCATACAATCCGGGAGTTTCTTGAAGTGGTCTTTAAAGCAGTGAACCTGGACTGGCAGGAGTATGTTAAGATTGATGAACGTTTCATGAGACCTGTGGACGTTCAGTATCTTAAAGGAGATTATAAGAAGGCCCAGGACAAATTTGGATGGCAGCCCAACACAAAGTTTACAGGTCTTGCGGAAATCATGTTGGATTCTGATCTTAGACGCTGGAAGAACTGGAGCAATGGGGAACATTTTGCCTGGGATGCATGGAATTATCCCAATGAGAAAAAAATATTATCCCGTAAGCTTAAGTTAGACAGATAG
- a CDS encoding glycosyltransferase produces MEKLGKSKICLIIPSLQAGGMERVMSELAWYFSTKKDVELHLVLYGINRTIFFPIPESARVYRPDFKFDNRYRTICTIRTLFYLRNTVKKIKPHRILSFGEYWNNFVLLSLLRLKFPVYVSDRSQPDKSLGQLHDRLRKWLYPSAQGLIFQTQKAREIFLRKHRHPNIAVIGNPIRQTDSGKTEELREKLVLMVGRFIKSKHQDLLIKMFARVSPPDWKLVLVGYDHLKQSNMENLKALARNLDMENQIQFTGKKGDLEELYLRSSIFAFTSSSEGFPNAIGEAMAAALPVVAFDCVAGPSEMISDGHDGFLIPLFDEKAFEAKLAQLISDETLRERMGNNARESIKKSSHDLIGEAFYRFINDL; encoded by the coding sequence ATGGAAAAGCTTGGAAAAAGTAAGATTTGTTTAATCATACCATCCCTTCAGGCGGGAGGAATGGAACGGGTGATGTCAGAGCTGGCATGGTACTTTTCCACTAAGAAGGATGTGGAATTGCACCTGGTTCTGTACGGCATTAACCGTACAATATTTTTCCCGATTCCAGAATCGGCCCGGGTATACAGGCCCGACTTTAAATTCGATAACCGGTACCGTACTATCTGTACCATACGTACGCTGTTTTATCTGAGGAATACCGTCAAAAAGATTAAGCCTCACCGGATACTGAGCTTTGGTGAATACTGGAATAATTTCGTGTTGCTATCCCTCCTGAGGCTGAAATTTCCGGTTTACGTCTCAGATCGCAGTCAACCCGATAAAAGCCTGGGACAATTGCACGACAGGCTGAGAAAATGGCTTTATCCCTCAGCCCAGGGACTGATATTTCAGACCCAAAAAGCCAGAGAGATCTTCCTGAGAAAGCACAGGCATCCCAATATTGCAGTCATCGGTAATCCAATCAGGCAGACCGATTCAGGAAAAACGGAAGAGCTAAGAGAAAAGCTGGTACTGATGGTTGGCCGCTTTATCAAGAGCAAGCACCAGGATTTGCTGATAAAGATGTTTGCCAGGGTTAGCCCTCCGGATTGGAAGCTTGTTCTGGTGGGTTATGATCATCTGAAACAAAGCAACATGGAGAATCTGAAGGCACTGGCAAGAAACCTGGATATGGAAAATCAGATCCAGTTTACAGGTAAGAAGGGAGATCTTGAAGAACTTTACCTAAGAAGCTCCATATTTGCCTTTACTTCCAGTTCCGAGGGATTTCCAAATGCTATCGGGGAGGCAATGGCTGCAGCTTTACCTGTCGTCGCCTTTGATTGTGTGGCAGGTCCTTCCGAAATGATAAGCGATGGGCACGATGGATTCCTTATTCCGCTATTTGATGAGAAAGCCTTTGAAGCGAAACTAGCTCAGTTGATTTCAGATGAAACCCTTCGGGAGCGCATGGGGAACAATGCCCGGGAAAGCATAAAAAAGTCTTCTCACGACTTGATTGGAGAGGCATTTTACCGTTTTATTAACGATCTTTAG
- a CDS encoding EpsG family protein produces MNIGISKYGSLLNERTRVADSVGKYLYVLFLIWPFLSLIAAIANYRLKESRIVVYMFLVYYGLTFVIGNLNMDSAAYVTQLERASESTLRVFLYQLRGLYAENVVDIYSSFMVFLVSRFTSDYRILFAIFASVFGYFHLKSINLLHGFHRENPNWNTLIFLVFFIIILPITAVNGVRMWTAAWIFFYAAIHVVLYRDKRYLLLALLSILIHWSFLTANVVLLIYFFLGNRDLIYGPLAIVSYLLQDLLMPVFSRFSMYFGGAIENRYSGYTSEGYISGVALNQEQTAWFVFLSYDLAFYFLFATLFVIFWIRKKVQTDEKERNLFSFILLFLSFVNFGRPIPSFGFRFQIIFFLFTTFYLVMLFAKEGEKRLRLLSLLGLAPLLLYAAVNFRVGSETINALLFSPGLGLPLLVQGIPLAEWLF; encoded by the coding sequence ATGAATATTGGTATATCTAAATATGGAAGCTTGCTCAACGAGCGCACCAGGGTTGCCGATTCAGTAGGTAAGTACCTGTATGTGTTGTTCCTGATCTGGCCCTTTCTGTCTCTGATAGCAGCCATTGCCAATTACAGGCTTAAAGAATCCAGGATAGTTGTGTACATGTTTCTGGTTTATTATGGTCTGACTTTTGTCATCGGGAATCTGAATATGGATTCAGCTGCTTATGTCACTCAGCTGGAACGGGCATCTGAATCAACTCTCAGAGTTTTCCTGTATCAGCTGCGGGGCCTGTATGCTGAGAATGTGGTTGATATTTACAGTTCTTTCATGGTTTTCCTGGTATCCCGATTTACTTCTGACTACAGGATCCTTTTCGCAATTTTTGCATCTGTTTTCGGATATTTTCATTTGAAATCAATCAACCTGCTGCATGGATTTCATCGGGAGAATCCCAACTGGAATACCCTTATCTTCCTGGTCTTCTTTATCATAATACTGCCCATTACAGCGGTAAACGGTGTAAGGATGTGGACTGCAGCCTGGATATTCTTCTATGCTGCAATACATGTGGTCTTATACCGGGATAAGAGATATTTGCTTCTGGCTTTGCTTTCCATACTGATACATTGGAGCTTCTTAACTGCAAATGTAGTTCTGCTCATTTATTTTTTTCTTGGCAACAGAGATTTGATTTACGGACCATTGGCGATTGTATCTTATCTGTTACAGGATCTTCTGATGCCCGTGTTCAGCAGGTTTTCCATGTATTTTGGAGGAGCCATTGAAAACCGGTATTCCGGTTATACCAGTGAGGGGTATATCTCAGGTGTAGCACTTAACCAGGAGCAGACTGCCTGGTTCGTATTTCTAAGCTATGATCTTGCCTTTTATTTTTTGTTTGCTACCCTGTTTGTCATTTTCTGGATAAGGAAAAAGGTTCAGACAGATGAGAAGGAGAGAAATCTCTTCAGTTTCATACTCCTCTTCCTCTCATTTGTAAATTTTGGCAGACCAATCCCCTCATTTGGATTCAGATTTCAAATAATCTTCTTCCTGTTTACCACTTTCTATCTGGTGATGCTCTTTGCCAAGGAGGGTGAAAAACGGCTGAGGCTTCTAAGTTTGCTAGGGCTTGCCCCATTACTGCTTTATGCTGCTGTGAATTTCCGGGTTGGATCAGAGACTATCAATGCTTTGTTGTTTTCTCCCGGTTTGGGTCTGCCTCTACTGGTTCAGGGAATACCACTGGCAGAATGGCTTTTTTAA
- a CDS encoding GNAT family N-acetyltransferase, whose protein sequence is MKRILVFSKELDKEATAPKTRMEYSIKDWRPSLFRFIPPNTGLPLALLSLAHFFHIFKNSSYGAYVMMHDGRVVSSLVCVPAFYLWPFMRKNDVQFKYVYTHPDYRGKGLANDLILVANYLSYREGRSVWYMTHDKNHASIALCKKAGFEFKGYYRKSQKRLLFFTPGRLYDG, encoded by the coding sequence ATGAAAAGAATCCTGGTTTTTTCGAAAGAGCTGGACAAAGAAGCTACAGCACCCAAAACGCGAATGGAGTATTCCATCAAGGACTGGAGGCCTTCCCTGTTCAGGTTTATACCACCCAATACAGGTTTGCCTCTGGCACTTCTCAGCCTGGCTCATTTTTTTCACATATTTAAGAACAGTTCATACGGGGCCTATGTGATGATGCATGACGGGCGGGTCGTTTCTTCGCTTGTGTGTGTACCTGCCTTTTATTTGTGGCCGTTTATGCGGAAGAATGATGTCCAGTTCAAATATGTGTACACCCATCCGGATTACCGGGGCAAGGGACTGGCTAATGATCTGATACTTGTTGCCAATTATCTGAGTTACCGCGAAGGCAGGAGCGTCTGGTATATGACCCACGACAAGAACCATGCTTCCATTGCCCTTTGCAAGAAGGCTGGATTTGAGTTTAAGGGCTACTATCGGAAATCCCAGAAGCGTTTGTTATTCTTCACACCAGGCAGATTGTATGATGGATAA
- a CDS encoding DUF3473 domain-containing protein has product MRTDMIHALTVDVEDAVNLAMRYFFARDMAPTYRVKENTLKLLDLFDFFHTKATFFILGEVAETYPELVREIANRGNELGIHGYSHTRYDKLNRKQVFSELKRAKQEVEDVSGQQVLGHRAPAFSINQENSWVLEVLVEAGLKYDSSIFPAGTGRYGWPGFQKDIRRISLRNGTEIIEAPMSTLSILNREFPVCGGGYLRIFPYGMNKFAMNKISGKRPVNMYMHPYEIDPPPFQDFYMDQVRKSSIKARLQLQAYWFNRKTVIPKLSKFLGAYEFDSLSKVIMSELNIRL; this is encoded by the coding sequence ATGAGAACTGACATGATTCATGCCCTTACCGTTGATGTGGAAGATGCTGTTAATCTGGCCATGAGATACTTCTTTGCCAGGGATATGGCACCAACCTACAGGGTGAAGGAGAATACGCTGAAGTTGCTGGACCTTTTTGATTTCTTTCATACAAAGGCAACATTTTTCATCCTCGGTGAAGTGGCAGAAACATATCCTGAACTTGTCAGGGAAATAGCAAATCGTGGAAATGAACTGGGGATCCATGGTTATTCACATACCAGATATGATAAACTGAACAGGAAGCAGGTATTTTCCGAGCTGAAAAGGGCTAAACAGGAGGTGGAGGACGTTTCAGGACAGCAGGTGCTTGGCCATCGTGCCCCGGCATTCTCCATTAACCAGGAAAATTCCTGGGTACTGGAAGTCCTGGTGGAAGCCGGCCTGAAATATGATAGCAGCATTTTCCCGGCGGGAACGGGCAGGTATGGCTGGCCTGGTTTTCAAAAAGATATCAGGAGGATCAGCCTCCGGAATGGCACTGAGATCATAGAAGCCCCCATGTCCACATTAAGCATTCTTAATCGTGAATTTCCGGTATGCGGGGGTGGATATTTACGCATCTTTCCCTACGGGATGAATAAATTTGCCATGAATAAAATATCGGGTAAAAGACCCGTCAATATGTACATGCACCCCTATGAAATTGATCCCCCGCCTTTCCAGGACTTTTATATGGATCAGGTCAGAAAATCTTCCATCAAGGCAAGATTGCAACTACAGGCATACTGGTTTAACAGGAAAACAGTGATACCCAAGCTTAGTAAATTTTTGGGCGCATATGAATTTGATTCGCTCAGCAAAGTAATCATGAGTGAGCTCAATATAAGACTATAG
- a CDS encoding glycosyltransferase family 1 protein, with product MGGAVYIKNIIRTLSYLDNEEKPEIYLFYRSEFSDFVKDIEYPYLNLVEWHFPSIARGHMQSWIKRRNVFISPILSRYELDTVFPLQDYPLAVRTNVKLVSWIADFQYKYYPEFFTRIQLLGRTTRLKLALRHTNHFVVSSLDAKNDLETFYRVRKKTKIHIYRFVSIKDDSPDILIEDLRPRYNLPENYYLISNQFHKHKNHRVVLQAVAGLKQEGHKIYLLITGKLPQDSDSPYLNDLNEIIESNKLEDQVRFLGVIPRKDQLKIMEYSAAVIQPSKFEGWSTVIEDAKSLQVPVIASNLRVNMEQLGEAGTFFDPDQVGELMQILKDYPARDRLINHYEDYNIRVREAARTLLWIFKN from the coding sequence ATGGGGGGTGCCGTATATATAAAGAATATTATCAGGACACTTTCCTACCTGGACAACGAAGAAAAGCCAGAGATTTATCTTTTCTACAGAAGCGAGTTCTCGGATTTTGTCAAGGATATCGAATATCCTTATTTGAATCTGGTAGAATGGCATTTCCCGTCCATAGCCAGAGGACATATGCAATCATGGATCAAAAGAAGGAATGTCTTTATATCCCCCATACTCTCCAGATACGAGCTGGATACGGTATTTCCCTTACAGGATTATCCGCTTGCCGTCAGAACAAATGTGAAATTAGTGTCCTGGATAGCAGATTTTCAATATAAATACTATCCGGAGTTTTTTACGAGGATTCAGCTGTTGGGAAGAACCACAAGGCTGAAATTAGCTTTGCGGCATACGAACCATTTTGTGGTTTCAAGTCTGGATGCAAAAAACGATCTGGAGACTTTTTACAGGGTAAGGAAAAAGACAAAAATTCATATTTATCGTTTCGTATCAATTAAAGATGATTCACCAGATATCTTAATTGAAGATCTACGTCCCCGATACAATTTACCGGAAAACTACTACCTTATATCCAATCAGTTCCATAAACACAAAAATCACAGAGTAGTCCTTCAGGCTGTGGCCGGACTCAAGCAGGAAGGGCATAAAATATATCTGCTCATTACGGGGAAGCTGCCCCAGGATTCCGATTCTCCCTACCTGAATGATCTGAATGAAATCATAGAATCGAACAAGCTGGAGGATCAGGTTCGTTTTTTAGGTGTTATTCCCAGAAAGGATCAATTGAAGATCATGGAGTATTCCGCTGCGGTTATCCAGCCAAGTAAGTTTGAAGGCTGGAGCACGGTAATAGAAGATGCAAAATCCCTGCAGGTTCCTGTTATTGCATCAAACCTGCGGGTAAATATGGAGCAACTGGGAGAGGCCGGGACTTTCTTTGATCCTGATCAGGTGGGAGAGTTGATGCAGATTTTGAAAGACTATCCAGCAAGAGACAGGCTCATTAATCATTACGAAGATTACAATATAAGGGTCAGGGAGGCTGCCAGGACACTCCTTTGGATATTTAAAAACTAA
- a CDS encoding ATP-grasp domain-containing protein translates to MMDKKSKEKHILVLDGSSSQCLPMIRSLYRAACFITIVIPHRMSSGYFSRYASEKLVWPLLYRDEADTVGRLSDFLSNHRVDLVMGLGDKTAKLLSRHKEKLQELTNIIVPEFPVFRLAADKLLTMQFCMEKGISCPHTIDPEKIDMQKIVEDIQFPQVVKPRTGVGSEGVYVLSDAHELDLKLNSLKKEYGSLLIQEYIPNRVQYTVEVFCDRKSKVRFCAVIRKERYFPVSGGTSSCSVTTAQTDIQSIVIELMEKIGWVGSANLDLIMDERDNTAKVIEINPRVGAMVRVVFESGIDVAMFHYEQVFGSKEVLSGAYKKGIILRNMLLELPWMLAVSFSTLRKSDPFFFSFFGRNTYYQNFRWDDPFISLGYVLTNIRQYVNLNKLRRKFSRRKRHEN, encoded by the coding sequence ATGATGGATAAGAAAAGCAAAGAGAAGCATATCCTGGTGTTGGACGGGAGCAGCAGTCAGTGCCTTCCTATGATCAGGTCCCTGTACAGGGCAGCTTGTTTTATTACAATAGTGATCCCGCACAGGATGAGTTCGGGATACTTTTCCAGATATGCCAGCGAAAAACTGGTCTGGCCTTTATTATACCGGGATGAAGCGGATACAGTAGGCCGTTTGTCAGACTTCCTGAGCAACCATAGAGTTGATTTGGTAATGGGCCTTGGGGATAAGACTGCAAAACTATTGTCGCGGCATAAGGAAAAGCTTCAGGAATTGACGAATATTATCGTTCCTGAATTCCCGGTCTTCAGGCTTGCTGCGGACAAACTCCTAACCATGCAGTTTTGCATGGAGAAGGGTATTTCCTGTCCTCATACCATTGATCCGGAAAAAATCGATATGCAAAAGATTGTTGAGGATATTCAGTTCCCCCAGGTGGTGAAGCCGAGGACAGGAGTAGGTTCGGAAGGGGTTTACGTCTTATCTGATGCCCATGAACTGGACCTTAAACTTAATAGTCTGAAAAAGGAGTATGGGTCACTGCTGATTCAGGAGTATATTCCAAACAGGGTACAGTACACCGTTGAGGTATTCTGTGACAGGAAATCAAAGGTCAGGTTCTGTGCTGTAATCAGGAAAGAACGTTACTTTCCTGTTTCGGGAGGGACAAGTAGTTGTAGTGTCACAACAGCTCAGACAGATATTCAATCGATTGTGATTGAATTAATGGAGAAGATCGGATGGGTCGGTAGTGCAAACCTCGATCTTATCATGGATGAAAGAGATAATACAGCCAAAGTGATCGAGATTAATCCACGAGTCGGAGCCATGGTCCGGGTAGTCTTTGAATCGGGTATTGATGTCGCCATGTTTCACTATGAACAAGTGTTTGGCAGCAAAGAGGTCCTCTCCGGCGCGTATAAAAAGGGGATTATTTTAAGGAATATGCTTCTCGAACTTCCATGGATGCTTGCTGTTTCTTTTAGCACGCTCAGAAAGTCTGATCCATTCTTTTTTAGTTTTTTCGGCAGGAACACCTATTACCAGAATTTCAGGTGGGATGATCCCTTTATTTCATTGGGATATGTGCTGACCAACATCAGGCAATATGTTAACTTGAATAAGTTGAGAAGGAAATTTTCCAGACGTAAACGCCATGAGAACTGA
- a CDS encoding DUF362 domain-containing protein, with translation MSAFVHIVPVYNRPEERVVDRLSHLYSDRERLCRIIEGLLGSELSEAHVRGKNVLIKPNWVKQSRNEDDEICLRTNDNFILATLEIILRMRPAGVRIGDAPIQGCNWNKMISARFAEEINRLSAAFQVPVEVVDFRRRTYDFVKNRTEGEIRPMEEYLIFDLGEDSLLEPITVPCKSKFRVTNYDPDRMEASHYIGTHRYCIAKEFFEADVILSLPKVKTHQKTAITGAMKNLVGINGDKDFLPHHRIGGSDNGGDCYPGRSYLRFWSELSLDRANRRQGKPSFWFWKKLSSLLWRLSRPGPEHQIAAGWYGNDTSWRMVKDLNKIAVFGDAQGKIHKNPQRQIFTLSDGIIGGQGDGPLEPDPLPMGLVLFSNHSLFHDRVVADLMNFPREKIPLLSAPHDESDEGFYLTYDGKDISRNELAKYSLKVKPPLGWISHLK, from the coding sequence ATGTCGGCCTTTGTACATATTGTTCCTGTCTATAACAGGCCAGAAGAGCGCGTCGTGGACCGGTTATCACATTTATATTCGGACAGGGAAAGATTATGCCGAATCATCGAAGGACTGCTGGGAAGCGAGTTGAGTGAGGCACATGTGCGAGGAAAGAATGTCTTAATTAAACCCAACTGGGTAAAGCAATCCAGAAACGAAGATGATGAAATTTGCCTGCGGACCAATGATAATTTCATTTTAGCCACACTTGAGATTATTCTGCGAATGAGGCCTGCCGGTGTACGCATTGGGGATGCCCCTATTCAGGGATGTAACTGGAACAAAATGATCTCTGCAAGATTTGCTGAGGAGATTAACAGGCTGTCCGCAGCCTTTCAGGTCCCGGTGGAAGTGGTGGATTTCCGGCGGCGGACCTATGATTTCGTTAAAAACAGGACAGAAGGTGAAATACGTCCCATGGAGGAATACCTGATTTTTGATCTGGGTGAAGACAGTCTTCTGGAACCTATTACGGTGCCCTGTAAATCCAAATTCAGGGTTACCAATTATGATCCGGACCGCATGGAAGCATCACATTACATTGGTACCCATCGCTATTGCATTGCCAAGGAGTTCTTTGAGGCTGATGTTATACTATCTCTGCCTAAAGTCAAGACACATCAGAAAACCGCCATAACTGGTGCCATGAAGAATCTGGTAGGGATCAACGGGGACAAGGACTTTCTGCCGCATCACCGGATCGGGGGAAGCGATAACGGAGGAGACTGTTATCCCGGAAGGTCCTACTTGAGATTCTGGTCAGAATTATCCCTTGACAGGGCGAACCGGAGGCAGGGAAAACCTAGTTTCTGGTTCTGGAAAAAGCTGTCTTCCTTATTGTGGAGGCTGTCACGCCCCGGACCGGAACATCAGATTGCGGCAGGATGGTATGGAAATGACACAAGCTGGCGAATGGTGAAGGACCTGAATAAAATTGCCGTATTTGGAGATGCGCAGGGGAAGATCCACAAAAATCCCCAACGACAGATATTTACTTTAAGTGATGGGATAATTGGCGGGCAGGGAGACGGGCCCCTGGAGCCGGACCCGCTTCCAATGGGATTGGTTCTGTTTTCCAATCACTCGCTTTTTCATGATCGTGTTGTTGCAGATTTGATGAACTTTCCCAGGGAGAAGATACCCCTGCTGTCGGCGCCGCATGATGAATCCGATGAGGGATTTTATCTCACTTATGACGGAAAGGACATATCAAGGAATGAACTGGCGAAGTACAGCCTGAAGGTAAAGCCACCTTTAGGCTGGATTTCCCATTTAAAATAA
- a CDS encoding glycosyltransferase family 4 protein — translation MTAFVSKGHQVMVACSDHATVGARPSLNKEDGIQVLRIPSARIAKTTYLKKAVTLLSLGRKMLRSIREFYGEESFDLIIASTPPVTLSALFKKLKKNYKARFYLLVKDIWPQGSVDLGVFRKYSIIWQFLRYHEKATYRVADVLGTMSPMNRDYLLKHNNYLPAGKVQVCPNSIRPTDKPVTIDHTAIRHRYGIPDKACVFIFSGNLARGHGLPFLVEAMGKLADYPDAYFLIGGSGTHFSYLKKAIQQMNLQNVLLYKRLPAEDFKQLLGTSDVGLILLDKKYTIPQFPSRLLSYLDMQKPALCAVNSNTDIGTIVEEYACGKSIEHGDLDAFTEQLKYFSENTVERKSMGVNAGRLLEEKYTVQEAYGLIMEQLEHI, via the coding sequence ATGACAGCCTTTGTAAGTAAGGGACATCAGGTAATGGTTGCCTGTTCAGACCACGCAACGGTAGGGGCCCGACCCAGCCTGAATAAGGAAGATGGCATTCAGGTCTTAAGAATACCTTCAGCACGGATTGCAAAGACGACATACCTGAAGAAGGCCGTGACATTATTATCTCTTGGCCGTAAAATGCTGAGATCCATCAGAGAATTTTATGGAGAAGAAAGCTTTGACCTGATCATTGCCTCCACACCACCCGTAACCCTGTCGGCCCTCTTTAAAAAGCTGAAGAAGAACTACAAGGCCAGGTTCTATCTGCTGGTAAAGGATATCTGGCCCCAGGGTTCTGTAGACCTGGGGGTTTTCCGGAAATACAGTATTATCTGGCAGTTTCTTCGCTATCATGAAAAAGCTACTTACAGGGTGGCAGATGTGCTCGGGACCATGTCTCCCATGAACAGGGATTATCTCCTGAAACATAACAATTATCTTCCGGCCGGGAAGGTGCAGGTATGTCCCAATTCCATCAGGCCCACGGATAAGCCCGTAACCATTGACCATACTGCCATCAGGCACAGGTATGGAATCCCGGATAAAGCCTGTGTGTTTATTTTCAGTGGAAATCTAGCCAGGGGTCACGGCCTGCCCTTCCTGGTGGAGGCGATGGGGAAGCTGGCGGATTATCCAGATGCGTATTTTCTCATCGGGGGATCAGGGACCCACTTCTCCTACCTGAAGAAAGCGATTCAACAAATGAATCTCCAGAACGTGCTGTTATACAAGCGCCTGCCGGCGGAAGATTTCAAGCAATTACTTGGCACCAGTGATGTGGGGCTTATATTGCTGGACAAGAAGTATACCATCCCCCAGTTCCCATCCCGCTTACTAAGTTACCTGGATATGCAAAAACCCGCTCTTTGCGCGGTAAACAGCAATACGGATATTGGGACGATCGTGGAAGAATACGCCTGCGGAAAATCCATTGAACACGGAGATCTGGATGCATTTACAGAACAGCTGAAGTATTTTTCGGAGAACACGGTCGAACGGAAATCGATGGGAGTCAACGCAGGCCGTCTCCTGGAAGAAAAATATACGGTTCAGGAAGCTTATGGTTTGATTATGGAACAGCTGGAGCATATATGA